The following is a genomic window from Streptomyces lincolnensis.
GCCGTGGCCTCCACGACGGTCGCCTCGGAGTCCTTGGCGTACGCCATCACCCGCTCGTCGGCGTGCACGGTCACGCCGGCCTCCGCGAGGGCGTCCAGGGCGCGCGGCAGGAACTCGGGGGCGATGTCCTGGTGGACCAGGAGGGTCTCGGCGGCGTTGCAGACGCTGACCCGATGGGCCTTGGAGTTGATCAGGATGTCGATCGCCATGTCGAGGTCGGCGTGTGCGTCGACGTAGACGTGGCAGTTGCCGGTGCCGGTCTCGATGACCGGGACGACGGATTCGGAGACCACCGTCCGGATCAGCGAGGCACCGCCGCGCGGGATGAGCACGTCGACCAGGCCCCGGGCGCGCATCAGCTCGCGCACGCTCTCGCGGCTCTCGCCGGGCACCAGCTGGATGGCGTCGGCGGGCAGCCCGGCGCCGCCCACGGCGTCGCGCAGGACCCGTACGAGGGCGGTGTTGGACTCGTAGGCGGAGGCCGAGCCGCGCAGCAGCACCGCGTTGCCGGACTTCAGGCACAGGGCGGCGGCGTCCACGGTCACGTTCGGGCGGGCCTCGTAGATGATGCCGACCACGCCGAGCGGTACGCGGACCTGGCGCAGGTCGATGCCGTTGGGCAGGGTCGAGCCGCGCACCACCTCGCCGACCGGGTCGGGCAGCGCGACGACGTCCCGCACGTCGGAGGCGATCGCGCGCACCCGCTCGGGGGTGAGCGTCAGCCGGTCCACGATCGACTCGCTGGTGCCGGCCTCACGGGCCTTGGCGATGTCCTTGGCGTTCGCCTCGACGATCTCGCTCGTACGGACCTCCAGCGCGTCCGCGATGGCGAGCAGCGCGTCGTCCTTCTCGGCCCGCGGCAGCGGGGCGAGGTCGGCGGCGGCGGCCTTGGCACGGTAGGCGGCCTGGGTGACCGGGGACATGGAGTCGTACGGCGAAAGCGTGGTCATGAGGGAAGCGTAGTGCGCCCGAGGGGCTGGTTCACCGGTCGTTCCACACCCCGAGACAAGCCCCGCAGACCTCACAGACCCGACAGACGGCGCAGACCTCTCAAAAGGGGTGCACGCCTACGGGTGAGGCGGGCGCGGGCCCGTATCCCTCGGAGATGCGCTGGTGGTAGGTCTGGCGGTCGATGACCTCCAGGCCGACGATCTCCCAGGGCGGGAGCCCCGCGGTCTGCCGGTGCTCGCCCCACAGGCGCAGGGCGACGGCGGCCGCGTCGTGCAGGTCGCGGGCCTCCTCCCAGTACCGGATCTCGGCGTGGTCGTTGGCGTATCTGCTGGTCAGGAGGAAAGGGTGGTCGTGGGCCAGCTGTTCGAGGGCGCGCCGGACCTCCGCCAGCGGGGCTTCCTCGCCGGAGACGCTCAGGGTGACGTGCCACAGGCGCGGGAGGTCCTCGGGCTCGCCCTCGAAGCGGTCGCCGGCCGCCACGCTCGTCAGGGCCCGCCCCTCGCCGACCGCGCGCGCGGCCGCACCCGAGGCGCCGCCGACACCACCGCGGGACGCCGCTGCCCCGGCCCCAGGGCGCACTCGTCTCACGACGGCCTCCTTTACGCGATGGCCGAGCTGCACCGCCCGGTCGTGGTCGTGTCCTTCGGGACGTGTCCCTGAGACAAAGTGGAGCAGGCCGCACGGGCTCGCGTGGCGGTTTTGCGGAACGTCCACCTCAGGGCGACGCTCTTGTCGGGTCGTTCACCCCGTTTTCGGGTGTCACCGGCACCGACGGCCACCCGGAGCAGGCCGTCAGGGGTGCAGGATCACCAGATCGTCCCGGTGCACGACCTCGCGCTCGTACGCGGGACCGAGCTCGCGGGCCAGCTCCCGGGTCGAGCGGCCGATCAGCCGCGGGATCTCCTTGGCGTCGAAGTTGACCAGCCCGCGGGCCACCGCGTGCCCCTCGGCGTCCCGCAGCTCGACCGGGTCGCCCGCGGTGAACTCGCCCTCCACGGAGGCGATTCCGGCCGGCAGCAGCGACTTGCGGCGCTGTACGACCGCCTGCACGGCACCGTCGTCCAGGGTGAGGGAGCCCTGCGGGGTGGAGGCGTGCTGGAGCCACAGCAGCCGGTCGGCGGAGCGCTTGTCGGCGGGGTGGAAGTAGGTTCCGGTGTCCCCGCCGGACAGTGCGTCGGTCGCGTGGATCGCGCTGGTCAGCACGACGGGGATGCCGGCGGCGGCCGCGATCCGGGCGGCCTCGACCTTGGTGACCATGCCCCCGGTGCCGACGCCCGCCTTGCCCGCGCTGCCGATGTCCACGCCCGCCAGCTCGGCCTGGGCCCGCACCTCCGCGATCCGCGAGGTCCCCGGCCTGCTGGGGTCACCGTCGTAGACACCGTCCACGTCGGACAGCAGGACGAGCAGGTCGGCGTGGACCAGGTGGGCCACCAGCGCCGCGAGGCGGTCGTTGTCGCCGAAGCGGATCTCGTCGGTGGCGACGGTGTCGTTCTCGTTGACGATCGGCAGGGCGCCCATCGCCAGCAGCTTGTCGAGGGTGCGGGAGGCGTTGCGGTGGTGGGCGCGGCGGCTCATGTCGTCGCTGGTCAGCAGCACCTGGCCGACCCGGACGCCGTAGCGGGCGAAGGAGGCGGTGTAGCGGGCCACGAGCAGTCCCTGGCCGACGCTGGCGGCGGCCTGCTGGCGGGCCAGGTCCTTGGGGCGGCGGCGCAGTCCCAGCGGAGCGAGTCCGGCCGCGATGGCGCCGGAGGAGACCAGGACGATCTCCTTCTCTCCCCCGCTGCGGCTCTTGGCGAGGACGTCGACGAGCGCGTCGACCCGGTCGGCGTCCAGGCCGCCCGAGGCGGTGGTCAGCGACGAGGAACCCACCTTGACGACGATCCTGCGAGCCGAGTTCACGGCCTGCCTTGCCCCTGCCACGTTGCTGTCCGTCCCCTCGCACATCGGCTGACCGGCAATTTACGCGAAGGCGGCGGGGCGGCGCGCGTCGGTCCAGCCCCCGGACACGCCATGTCACCCCGCGCTCACCCGGAGGTCCCGGACACGCGCGTGTCGTCCGGAGGTCGGCGCGCGTTAACCCGATCGTCCGTCTTGCGACGACCTTGGAGTGACCGCAGTGCTCAGACGCCTCCCCCGCCGACGGCCCCCCGCGCAAACCCTCCGCACGAAGACCGCCCGCACGAAGACCCCTCGTACGAAGACTCCTCGTACGAAGACCGTCCGTACGAAACCCCCCCGTGCGAAAACCTTCCTCCGCCGGGCCGCCGTCCGTCTGCTCCGTCCCCAGACCGTGGTCAAGGCGCTGGTCGTCGCCGTCCTCGCGGCCGCGTTCGTCGCCCAGACCGCCGCGGCCCTGCGCCCGCACATTCCGCTTCTGCTCGCCTCGACGGCCGTCTCGCTGGCCGTCGAGGGGGTCCTGTACCGGTGGCAGCGGGGCGTGGTGTCGCTGTTCGCCAAGTCGCAGGCGGACCTCACGGTGCGGCACGTGCTGCGGGACCTGCTGCTCGTCGTCGGGCTGCTGCGGGTCGGCGAGCAGGACCGGGAGACCGCCTACGCCCCCCTCGTCGCCGGTCTGCTCGCGTTCTACGCGCTGCACTGCGCGATCCAGGCGGTGTCCGTCCTGGTCCGCCGCACCCGCACGCTGCCGGTCATCACCCGGAACATCGACACCTCCGCGCTGCGCCTGTCCCCCGCTCCGCCCGCGCTGCTGCGCCGCCCCGGGCCCCGGCTGCTGGCCTTCGGCCTGCCCTCGACGGCCGGCCTGCTGGCCACGGCGGCCACCGGTGAGCCCGCCGTCGCGGCCTTCGGCATCGCCGTCTCGCTCGGGCTCGCCCTGAAGGGGCTGTACGACCTTCTCCTGCGGCTGCTGCCGGGCCGCCGTCCGGCGGGCGAGCAGGAGGTCCTCGACTGGTTCGACGCGTGGCTGGCCGAGTACCGGCCCACCGTCGGCCTGTACTTCTCCGGCGGGGCGTCCTCGGCCTACCAGGCGAACATGTGGCTGGAGCCCCTCGCACAGCTCCGGGGCCGCCCGCTGATCGTGCTGCGCGAGCGGTTCATGGTGCAGAAGATCGCGGCGACGGACGTGCCGATCGTCTGCCTGCCGAAGGTGTCCACGCTGATGCGCCTGGAGCAGTCCTCGCTGGAGGTCCTCATCCACCCCTCGAACTCCGGCAAGACCTCGCAGGTCCTGCGCATCCCCACCCTGAAGCACACCTTCGTCAACCACGGCGAGAGCGACAAGCTCTCCTCCTGCAACCCGTACGCGAAGGCCTACGACGAGGTGTGGGTGGCCGGTCCGGCGGCGCGCGAGCGGTACGCGACGGCCGAGGTGGGCGTCGAGGACAAGGACGTGGTGGAGATCGGCCGCCCGCAACTGGACGCCGTACGGCCGTACGCGGGCCCGCCGGCCGGTGACCGTACGACGGTGCTGTACGCGCCGACCTGGGAGGGCTGGGACGGCAACCCTGGGAACACCTCGGTGATCGAGGCCGGCGAGAACCTCGTACGGGCGCTGCTCGCCGACCCCGGGGTCCGACTGCTGTACAAGCCGCATCCGCTGACCGGGTCGGTGGACGCGCGGGCGGCGGCCGCCGACCAGCGGATCCGGGAGCTGATCCGGGCGGCGAACCGCGAGGAGCGGGCCCCGAAGCGGACCGCGCCGGACGGTGAACTCGCCCGTCTCACGCGCGAGTTGGACCAGCTCACCACGGCCTCCTTCCGGGCGTCGGCGGACCAGACCGAGCGGATGCTGCACCAGGGGGCGCCCGAGCCGGGGCGGGCGGCGGCGGTGGCGCGGGCCACGGCGGCCTGGGAGGAGGCGTACTGGGCCGCGCTGCCCGCGTTCGAGCACCAGATCGTCACGGATGTCCGGCCCGCGCTGTACTCCTGCTTCGACCAGGCCGACCTGCTGGTCAGTGACGTGTCGAGCGTGGTCAGCGACTTCCTGGCGAGCGGGAAGCCGTACGCGGTGGCGAACACCAGCGGCCTGCCCGAGGACGCGTTCCGCACGGCCTTCCCCACGGCGGGCGCGGCGTACGTGCTGGCCCCGGACGCGGCCGGGGTGCCTGAGCTGCTGGACGCGGTACGGCATCCGGAGCGGGACGAACTGGCGCGGGAGCGGGCCGGGTTGAAGCGGCGGCTGCTCGGGCCGGACGAGCCGGTCTCCCAGGTGCGCTTCGACCACGCCGTACAGGCGCTGTGCGCGTCGGCGCGGGAGCACCGGGTGCGGATGGCGGACCGGTCGGCGGCGGAGCTGCCCGCTCAGCGCAAGGAATCCGCTCCCGCCACACACGCTTGAGGAGACCGGTCGGACCGGGCCGCCCCCCACTCGGCCCGACCGGGACGGCTGTCGTCAGGCCGCCGCGGCCCGGCCGCCCGGTGTCGCCGCCCGGGTGGACAGCATCCGGCGGGCCTTGCGGCCGGCGCGGCGGAGGAAGATCTCGATCCGGCCCTCCCGGTAGCCGGGGAAGGTGCGCGCCTCGCGGGGTTCGGCGCGGTAGACCGCGTCGGGGACGCCGGCCCGGGAGTCGCGGAAGTGCGGGTAGCCCAGGTAGAGGCGGCGGCCGTTCTTCTCCAGGACGGCCGGGACCTCCTTCTTGGCCCGGACGAACTCCACGACGTCCATGAGGAGATCGGGGCGCCCGGCGGCCAGCAGGTGCAGCCGCAGGCGCTCGTCGACCCGGAGACGGCGGGCCACGTCCGCGTTCCAGTAGGCGTCCATGAGCGGCTTCGCCAGCTCGACCTTGTGCCGCCGGACCTCCTCGTCGTCCTTGAGGAACTGCGGGCCGAACTGGGGCAGCAGCGTGACGAGGAACGGACGGACCATGAGGACGTCACGTCTGGGACCCGGGGGAAGCATGTCCGCGAGGAGGGTCATCAGGGCGCGCGCGGAGTCGAACCGCAGGACGTAGCCACCGGTCCTCGTCACGTGCTTGCCGTCCTCGCGGCCGACCAGGTAGTAGCAGGTGTAGTCGGCGAGCACGGAGACGCCGTCCGCGCGCAGATACGCCTCCATCGTGAAGAGCGCGTCCTCGCCGGTCCACAGGGACTCGTCGAACCGCATGCCGTGCCGGGTCAGCAACTCGCGGCGGAACAGCTTCTGCGCGCTCAGCGTGAACTTGATGTTGGAGGAGTAGACGTCGGTGCGCCGGAGCGTCTCGCCCCACATCGACCCCGGCGGCTTGCGGTTGACGCCCTCGACCCTGCCGAGGACGACGTCCGTGCCGTTCTCGTCGGCCATGGCGACCATCCGCGCGAGGGCCTCGGGGCCGAGCCGGTCGTCGGCGTCCAGGAAGAAGACGTACCGCCCGGAGGCCTTGCCGAGGCCGACGTTGCGGGGGCCGCTGGGGCCGCCGGAGTTGTCCTGACGGATCACCGTGACGGGCATGGGGGCGCGGGCCGCGAACTCCTCCAGGTACTCGCCCGTGCCGTCCGTCGAACCGTCGTCGACCGCGACGACCTCAATGCGCGCCGGGTCGAGGGTCTGCGCCTCGACGGACGCCAGGCACTCGACCAGATAGGGCATCGCTTCGTACGCCCCGATGACCACGGTCACATCAGGCTGCGCAACGGTCACTCTTCCCCCTTGTCGCGGAAAATCTCCCCCGAAATCACTCTTTGGCAAGCTGCTAGACGGGCGGCCGTGGCAACCGGTTGCCCGGACGGTGTCGGTTCGTGACCCACCTCACGCATGTCTCCATACGGAAAAGGGCCCGGTTTTCGAGGATCACTCCTCGAAAACCGGGCCCTGCGTGACGTGGGCTCCGTCAGGCGCCGACGCCGTCCGCCTCACCGGACGGCCCCGACCCCCGCTGCACGGGCATCGCCTCCGCCAGCTCGGCCTCGGACTCCGCGGCCCCGGCCGCCCGTGACTCCTGACCGACGTTGCGTGCCTCGGCCTTGATCGCCAGGTTCGCCACCGCGGTGTTGAACTGCTCGATGGAGGTGGGCTCGTCC
Proteins encoded in this region:
- a CDS encoding glutamate-5-semialdehyde dehydrogenase; the encoded protein is MTTLSPYDSMSPVTQAAYRAKAAAADLAPLPRAEKDDALLAIADALEVRTSEIVEANAKDIAKAREAGTSESIVDRLTLTPERVRAIASDVRDVVALPDPVGEVVRGSTLPNGIDLRQVRVPLGVVGIIYEARPNVTVDAAALCLKSGNAVLLRGSASAYESNTALVRVLRDAVGGAGLPADAIQLVPGESRESVRELMRARGLVDVLIPRGGASLIRTVVSESVVPVIETGTGNCHVYVDAHADLDMAIDILINSKAHRVSVCNAAETLLVHQDIAPEFLPRALDALAEAGVTVHADERVMAYAKDSEATVVEATAEDWETEYLSYDIAAAVVDSLDKAVEHIRLWTSGHTEAIVTTSQQAARRFTQLVDSTTVAVNASTRFTDGGQFGFGAEIGISTQKLHARGPMGLPELTSTKYIVTGDGHVRR
- a CDS encoding CDP-glycerol glycerophosphotransferase family protein encodes the protein MVKALVVAVLAAAFVAQTAAALRPHIPLLLASTAVSLAVEGVLYRWQRGVVSLFAKSQADLTVRHVLRDLLLVVGLLRVGEQDRETAYAPLVAGLLAFYALHCAIQAVSVLVRRTRTLPVITRNIDTSALRLSPAPPALLRRPGPRLLAFGLPSTAGLLATAATGEPAVAAFGIAVSLGLALKGLYDLLLRLLPGRRPAGEQEVLDWFDAWLAEYRPTVGLYFSGGASSAYQANMWLEPLAQLRGRPLIVLRERFMVQKIAATDVPIVCLPKVSTLMRLEQSSLEVLIHPSNSGKTSQVLRIPTLKHTFVNHGESDKLSSCNPYAKAYDEVWVAGPAARERYATAEVGVEDKDVVEIGRPQLDAVRPYAGPPAGDRTTVLYAPTWEGWDGNPGNTSVIEAGENLVRALLADPGVRLLYKPHPLTGSVDARAAAADQRIRELIRAANREERAPKRTAPDGELARLTRELDQLTTASFRASADQTERMLHQGAPEPGRAAAVARATAAWEEAYWAALPAFEHQIVTDVRPALYSCFDQADLLVSDVSSVVSDFLASGKPYAVANTSGLPEDAFRTAFPTAGAAYVLAPDAAGVPELLDAVRHPERDELARERAGLKRRLLGPDEPVSQVRFDHAVQALCASAREHRVRMADRSAAELPAQRKESAPATHA
- the proB gene encoding glutamate 5-kinase; amino-acid sequence: MNSARRIVVKVGSSSLTTASGGLDADRVDALVDVLAKSRSGGEKEIVLVSSGAIAAGLAPLGLRRRPKDLARQQAAASVGQGLLVARYTASFARYGVRVGQVLLTSDDMSRRAHHRNASRTLDKLLAMGALPIVNENDTVATDEIRFGDNDRLAALVAHLVHADLLVLLSDVDGVYDGDPSRPGTSRIAEVRAQAELAGVDIGSAGKAGVGTGGMVTKVEAARIAAAAGIPVVLTSAIHATDALSGGDTGTYFHPADKRSADRLLWLQHASTPQGSLTLDDGAVQAVVQRRKSLLPAGIASVEGEFTAGDPVELRDAEGHAVARGLVNFDAKEIPRLIGRSTRELARELGPAYEREVVHRDDLVILHP
- a CDS encoding glycosyltransferase family 2 protein, giving the protein MTVAQPDVTVVIGAYEAMPYLVECLASVEAQTLDPARIEVVAVDDGSTDGTGEYLEEFAARAPMPVTVIRQDNSGGPSGPRNVGLGKASGRYVFFLDADDRLGPEALARMVAMADENGTDVVLGRVEGVNRKPPGSMWGETLRRTDVYSSNIKFTLSAQKLFRRELLTRHGMRFDESLWTGEDALFTMEAYLRADGVSVLADYTCYYLVGREDGKHVTRTGGYVLRFDSARALMTLLADMLPPGPRRDVLMVRPFLVTLLPQFGPQFLKDDEEVRRHKVELAKPLMDAYWNADVARRLRVDERLRLHLLAAGRPDLLMDVVEFVRAKKEVPAVLEKNGRRLYLGYPHFRDSRAGVPDAVYRAEPREARTFPGYREGRIEIFLRRAGRKARRMLSTRAATPGGRAAAA